The following is a genomic window from SAR324 cluster bacterium.
ACTGAATTACATCTCACATGGGATTGCCAAGGTCGCTGTCGAGGATGAAGAAGAAAACCATAATTTTGATAGTACAGACGAAGAAGAAAGCTCCCAGGGACGTGGGGAGCAGGATGCCCTCAAACACTACACCACAAACCTAACAAAGCTTGCCGAAGAAGATCGCATTGACCCCTTGATTGGACGTGATGCGGAGTTAGACCGAACAATCCAGATTCTCTGTAGGCGTCGGAAAAATAATCCCATCTACGTGGGTGATCCTGGGGTCGGAAAAACTGCCATTGCGGAGGGTCTTGCCTTACGCATATTCTGTCAAGAGGTTCCTGAACTACTGGAAGGATCTGAAATTTATGCGCTTGATATCGGGGCACTCTTAGCCGGTACAAAATTTCGTGGGGACTTTGAGCAACGCATCAAAGCAGTGTTAAAATCTTTGCAGCAGAAGCCAAAATCTATCCTCTTTATCGATGAGATTCACACGATCATTGGAGCCGGAGCGACTAGTGGTGGATCCATGGATGTCTCAAACTTGCTCAAGCCAGCTTTGGCAAAGGGTGAAATTCGATGCATAGGTTCTACAACCTATGATGAATACAAAAAACTTTTCGAAAAAGACCGAGCTCTATCAAGACGCTTTCAGAAAATCGACATTGATGAACCCTCAATTGAGGAAACCTTCTTAATTCTCAAGGGACTAAAGAATCGTTACGAGGAACATCACGAACTCCGCTATACCGTTTCTTCCCTAAGAACAGCCGCTGAACTGTCTGCAAAATACATTAATGACCGCTACCTGCCTGACAAGGCTATCGATGTTATTGACGAAACTGGTGCTGCTATTCGGCTGAAAGGAGCGGGCCGCAAAACTGTTAATTCCCAAGACATTGAAAAGGTGATTGCCAGTATTGCGCGGATTCCAATTGAGCGAATGAATAGTTCTGACAAGGAAAAGCTCAAAGATCTTGAGAAAGAACTCCAACTTCAGGTCTTTGGGCAGGACAATGCGATCCATGCATTGGTTCAAGCCATCAAACGTTCTCGAGCTGGCTTGCGACAAATTGATCAACCAATTGGCTCTTTCTTATTCACTGGCCCTACAGGAGTTGGGAAAACTGAGTTGGCCAAGCAATTGGCACAAATTACAGGCATTCATTTCCAACGCTTCGACATGAGTGAATATATGGAGAAGCATACTGTGTCCCGGTTGATCGGAGCACCTCCAGGATATGTCGGTTATGATCAAGGAGGACTGCTTACCGATGCGATTCGTAAGCATCCCCACACTGTATTGCTGCTGGACGAGATCGAAAAAGCTCACCCGGATATCTTCAATATTTTGCTTCAGGTGATGGATCACGCTACTCTCACAGACAACAATGGCCGAGAAGCAGACTTCAGAAATGTAGTTTTGATTATGACGTGTAATGTGGGTGCTAAGGAAATGGCTTCCTCGGTGATTGGATTTGGAAGTCAGTCTCCAACGACTCCATCAAAACAAGCTCTAGAGCGCACATTCAGTCCAGAGTTTAGAAATCGATTGGATGCGATTATTTCCTT
Proteins encoded in this region:
- the clpA gene encoding ATP-dependent Clp protease ATP-binding subunit ClpA yields the protein MFTRDLEMCLMAAQSEAKDRRHEYLCVEHILYALLHNDNGVRIIRSCGGNVDRIKEDLEDFFDQQETMREEGSNPQQTRAVQRVLHLAIMHVNSSGKASADVGDILVAIHRESQSYASYFLQKEGITRLDLLNYISHGIAKVAVEDEEENHNFDSTDEEESSQGRGEQDALKHYTTNLTKLAEEDRIDPLIGRDAELDRTIQILCRRRKNNPIYVGDPGVGKTAIAEGLALRIFCQEVPELLEGSEIYALDIGALLAGTKFRGDFEQRIKAVLKSLQQKPKSILFIDEIHTIIGAGATSGGSMDVSNLLKPALAKGEIRCIGSTTYDEYKKLFEKDRALSRRFQKIDIDEPSIEETFLILKGLKNRYEEHHELRYTVSSLRTAAELSAKYINDRYLPDKAIDVIDETGAAIRLKGAGRKTVNSQDIEKVIASIARIPIERMNSSDKEKLKDLEKELQLQVFGQDNAIHALVQAIKRSRAGLRQIDQPIGSFLFTGPTGVGKTELAKQLAQITGIHFQRFDMSEYMEKHTVSRLIGAPPGYVGYDQGGLLTDAIRKHPHTVLLLDEIEKAHPDIFNILLQVMDHATLTDNNGREADFRNVVLIMTCNVGAKEMASSVIGFGSQSPTTPSKQALERTFSPEFRNRLDAIISFAQLPKEVVQLIVDKLIIQLEIKLQQKKVTINVSNKARDWLANKGYDPHFGARPMKRVIQQEIETVLADEVLFGNLENGGEVTIGLKADKLTFKYN